From one Streptomyces sp. NBC_01478 genomic stretch:
- a CDS encoding chaplin, with protein sequence MRQVTRKSLMTMAAATGVIAAAGGVAHADSGANGSSSNSPGVLSGNTVQAPVHVPVNVCGNTVNVVGILNPAVGNKCANQGGVSGHGHGGSGGHGSSGGYGDSGGYGNSGGSGGHGAHGGSGGSHAGGHASGSPGVGSGNHVQVPIDAPVNVCGNSVDVIGIGNAVTGNDCANGGSWNSGGHDHGTPPGGGGHHGGGHDGGGGHHGGGGGHHGGGGHHGGGGDHGGGHDGGGHNGGGGHHGGSGNHGGGHHGGGGGHHGTPPGGGHGTTPPGTPGHPGTPGHPGHPGTPSHPGTPGHPASPGGTSPIKGVHTPTGSAHVNQPGAQSAVHSQGAPQLAHTGSELPLGLALPVGAGALLAGAVLYRKAKASV encoded by the coding sequence ATGCGACAGGTCACTCGAAAGAGCTTGATGACCATGGCGGCCGCGACCGGGGTGATCGCCGCCGCGGGCGGTGTCGCCCACGCGGACTCGGGTGCGAACGGGTCCAGTTCGAACTCGCCCGGCGTACTGTCCGGCAACACCGTGCAGGCACCGGTGCATGTGCCGGTCAACGTCTGCGGCAACACCGTGAACGTGGTCGGGATCCTCAACCCGGCCGTCGGCAACAAGTGCGCCAACCAGGGCGGCGTCAGTGGTCACGGCCATGGGGGTTCGGGGGGTCACGGCTCGTCCGGTGGGTACGGCGACTCGGGGGGTTACGGCAACTCGGGCGGCTCCGGCGGACACGGCGCGCACGGAGGCTCAGGGGGCTCGCACGCCGGCGGACACGCTTCCGGCTCGCCCGGTGTCGGCTCGGGCAACCACGTCCAGGTACCGATCGACGCGCCGGTGAACGTGTGCGGCAACAGCGTCGACGTCATCGGCATCGGCAACGCCGTCACCGGCAACGACTGTGCCAACGGCGGGAGTTGGAACAGCGGCGGCCACGACCACGGGACGCCTCCCGGCGGTGGGGGGCACCACGGGGGCGGTCACGACGGTGGGGGCGGCCATCACGGTGGCGGAGGCGGCCATCACGGCGGCGGGGGGCACCACGGTGGCGGAGGTGACCATGGTGGCGGTCACGACGGTGGAGGCCACAACGGTGGAGGCGGTCACCACGGTGGCAGTGGCAACCACGGTGGCGGTCACCATGGCGGCGGCGGTGGCCACCACGGCACGCCTCCGGGCGGCGGTCACGGGACGACCCCTCCGGGGACTCCGGGCCACCCCGGGACTCCAGGTCACCCGGGCCACCCCGGGACCCCGAGCCACCCCGGCACACCCGGTCACCCCGCCTCGCCGGGCGGTACCTCGCCGATCAAGGGCGTTCACACGCCGACCGGTTCCGCGCACGTGAACCAGCCCGGTGCGCAGTCCGCCGTCCACTCCCAGGGGGCCCCGCAGCTCGCGCACACCGGTAGCGAGCTGCCGCTGGGCCTCGCCCTGCCGGTCGGCGCGGGCGCGCTGCTGGCGGGCGCGGTGCTCTACCGCAAGGCGAAGGCTTCGGTCTAG
- the chpH gene encoding chaplin ChpH, translating into MIKKVVAAAAATGGLVLAGAGLAVADSGAQGAAVHSPGVVSGNVIQVPVHVPVNVCGNTISVIGLLNPAFGNTCVNK; encoded by the coding sequence ATGATCAAGAAGGTCGTCGCCGCTGCGGCTGCCACCGGTGGCCTGGTTCTCGCGGGAGCGGGCCTGGCCGTCGCCGACTCGGGCGCTCAGGGTGCCGCTGTGCACTCCCCGGGTGTCGTTTCCGGCAACGTCATCCAGGTGCCCGTGCACGTCCCGGTGAACGTGTGCGGCAACACGATCTCGGTGATCGGTCTGCTGAACCCCGCCTTCGGCAACACCTGCGTCAACAAGTGA